AGACTTACTTCAGGATCTTGGTAACGACGCCGGCACCGACAGTGCGGCCGCCTTCACGAATGGCGAAGCGAACCTGCTCTTCCATTGCGATCGGAACAATCAGTTCCACCTTCACCTTCACGTTGTCGCCCGGCATCACCATCTCGGTGCCTTCCGGCAGCTCGACAGCGCCCGTCACGTCCGTCGTGCGGAAGTAGAACTGCGGGCGGTAGCCCTTGAAGAACGGCGTGTGGCGGCCGCCTTCGTCCTTGCCCAGCACATACACTTCGGCTTCGAAGTCGGTATGCGGCTTGATCGTGCCCGGCTTGCACAGCACCTGGCCGCGCTCGATGTCTTCGCGCTTGGTGCCACGCAGCAGCAGACCCACGTTGTCGCCCGCCTGGCCCTGATCCAGCAGCTTGCGGAACATTTCAACGCCGGTGACGATGGTCTTGACGGTGTCCTTCAGGCCGACGATCTCGACTTCTTCGCCCACCTTGACGATGCCGCGCTCGATGCGGCCCGTGGCCACCGTGCCGCGTCCGGAGATGGAGAACACGTCTTCCACCGGCAGCAGGAACGGCTTGTCGATTTCGCGCATCGGTTCCGGGATGTAGGAATCCAGGGCGTCGTACAGTTCTTCCAGACGCGCCACCCAGACCGGGTCGCCGGCAATCGCCTTGGTCGCCGAGCCCTTGATTACCGGGCCGTCATCCGGGAAGCCGTACTTGCCGAGCAGGTCGCGAACTTCCATTTCGACCAGCTCCAGCAGTTCGGCGTCTTCCACCAGATCGCACTTGTTCAGCCAGACCACGATCTTCGGCACATTGACCTGCTTGGCCAGCAGCACGTGTTCACGCGTCTGCGGCATCGGGCCGTCGGTCGCCGACACCACCAGGATCGCGCCGTCCATCTGCGCGGCTCCGGTGATCATGTTCTTGACGTAGTCCGCATGGCCCGGGCAGTCAACGTGGGCGTAGTGGCGGTTCTTCGTCGAGTACTCGACGTGCGACGTCGCAATCGTCAGGATCTTCGTCGAGTCACGACGGCCCTGGCTCTCGGATGCCTTCGCAACCTGGTCGTACGGAATGTACGTGCCCCAGCCCTTGTCAGCGCTGATCTTCGTCAGCGCCGCAGTCGTCGTCGTCTTGCCATGATCCACATGCCCAATCGTCCCCACGTTCACGTGCGGCTTGGTACGGTCAAATTTCTCTTTTGCCATGACGAAACTCTGCTCTCTGATCGGTTATCTGGATGAACAACAAAACCCTCAAGGCGGCGATAAAACCGGCTGGAGGGTCAAAAATTGGTGCTCACAATCGGAATCGAACCGATGACCTCTTCCTTACCAAGGAAGTGCTCTACCGACTGAGCTATGTGAGCGAAACTCGGTACTGATTGCTGCTTTGACGACGCCTGCCTGACGGTTGGAGCGGGTGATGGGAATCGAACCCACGTCAGTAGCTTGGAAGGCTACAGCTCTACCATTGAGCTACACCCGCCTGCCCTGCCCAAACTCTGAGCCCGGTCCAGCATTCGCGACAGTCGCCGGTGGTGGAGAGAGAAGGATTCGAACCTTCGTAGACGTTAGTCAGCAGATTTACAGTCTGCCCTCGTTGGCCGCTTGAGTATCTCTCCCCGTGACGGTCAGCACAGCGAGCGGCGGATTCTGGGGATATCGCTGGTGGGCGTCAAGCAAAACTTGCGGGTTTGACTGCAATTCCTTCGAGAAGCCGGCGATCAGGTCCCGCGCGGCTTGGCTCGGGCCGTTGGCGCGGCTGCCAGCGGGTCATCCGGCCAAGGATGACGCGGATAGCGGCCCTTCAGTTCCTTGCGAACTTCCTCGTAGGTGCGAGCCCAGAAGCCGGCCAGATCGCGGGTCACCTGGATCGGCCGCCGGCCCGGCGACAGCAGATGCAGCGAGACCGCCATGCGCCCCTCGTTGACCGTCGGTGTCTGGGTGGCGCCGAACAATTCCTGCAGCTTTACCGCCAGCACCGGCGGCGCGGCATCGGCCAGATATTCGAGCGCTACCCGTGAGCCGCTCGGCACGTCGACATGCGTCGGCGCCAGCCGCGACAGCCGCTGCTGCTGCGGATAGTCGAGCCGGCCATTGAGGATGCCGGCCAGATCGAGCCGCGCCAGATGCTCGCGCCGAGTGATGCCGGACAGATACGGCGTCAGCCATTCGGTCAGGGATTCGGCCAGCGCCTCGTCGGAGACATCCGGCCAATCCTCGCTGCCGCGCCAGGCCCGCAGGCTCGCGACGCGCGCCTGCCATTGCCGCGCGCCCTCGCTCCACGGCAACGCAGCGATTCCGAGGCTTCGGATGCCTTCGATCATCGCCGCGCGCTGGCGCTCGCCGTCCGGCTGGTTCATCGGCTTGCGCTCGAGCACGATCGCGCCGAGCCGCGTCTGCCGCTCGGCGAGCACCGCCCGCTGCTGCTCGTTCCAGGCAACATCGGCCAGATTGACGATCCGCGCCGCCTGATCGACCAGCACCTCGCGCTCGGACAAAGCGGCTGCAGCACGAATCCGCCGTGGATTGCCGGGTTCCCAGTGAGCGATCGCCAGCCACTCGGACGCTGCCAGCACATCGCGCTCGGGAATCCGCGCCTCGCCGCCATCGGCACACAGATAGCCGACGTCCCGCGCGCCGCGGGTCTCGGCGCGCCGCCGCGCCAACCGTTCGGGGTAGGCCATCGCGACGATTCGGCCGATGGCATCGGCATCGATCGTCGCCCGCTCGTCGGCATCGACCAGCCGCAGCAGCTGGCGCACGGTTTCGCGCATCCGTCGCAGTGCGCCGGCATCGGCCTTACCGGAATGGGCGTTGCGCACTGCCTGGGCGAGATCGGCACCGCTGTCGCGTTCATCGAGCACCGCAGCGGTCCAGGCGGCCGTGCCGGCCAAGCCAGCGGCTTTCGCGACCATCAGCATGTGAGCGATGCGCGGCGTCGCCGGCAAGCGCGCCAGCGCCTTGCCGTGCGCGGTGATCCGGCCATCGGTGCCGACAGCGCCGATCGCGGCCAGCACCTCACGCGCCTGTGACCAGGAAGCGGCAGGCGGCTGATCCATCAGCGCCAAGGTCGTTGGATCGGACACGCCCCAGACGGCCAATTCCAGCGCCAGCCGCGACAGATCGACGGCGAGGATGTCCGGCGTGTCATGCGCCGGCAGCTGGCCATGCTGGTCGCGGCTCCACAGACGGACAGCAGTTCCCGGCCCAAGGCGACCGGCGCGGCCGGCGCGCTGCTCCGCACTCGCCCGAGAAATCCTTTGCAGCTCTAGCGCGTTGGCGCCGGCACCGAGATCGAACCGGGCGACGCGCGCCAGCCCGGCATCGACGACCGTGGTCACGCCTTCGACGGTCAGGCTGGTCTGGGCGATGTTGGTCGCCAGGATCACCTTGCGTCGGCCATCACGGTTCGGCGCCAGTGCCAGATCCTGCTCGGCGCTCGACAGATCGCCATACAGCGGATGCACGACGACGCCGGTTCCGAGCCGCGATTCGAGGATGCGCTGGGCGCCGCGAATCTCCCGGCCGCCAGGCAGAAATGCGAGCACGTCGCCATCCCGTTCGGCGAGCGCGGCGGCACAGGCATCGGCGACCGCAATATCGGTGGACGTACCCGGACGTGGCGGCGCGAAACGCACGTCGACCGGAAACATCCGGCCCGATGCGGTGACGATCGGCGCGCCGCCAAGCAGTGCCGAAACACGCTCGGTATCGAGCGTCGCCGACATCACCAGCACCCGCAGCGCTTCGTTCAGCGATGCGGCGGCGTCCAGGGTCAGGGCCAGCGCCAGATCGGCATCGAGGCTGCGCTCGTGGAACTCGTCGAAGATCACCAGGCCGACGCCGGGCAGCTCAGGATCGGCCTGCAGGCGCCGGGTCAGCAGGCCTTCGGTGATCACTTCGATGCGCGTCGCCGGGCCGATCTTGCGCTCGAAGCGCACCTGATAACCCACCGTCTCGCCGCTCTTCTCGCCGAGCAGGCTGGCCATCCGCGCCGCCGAGGCACGCGCGGCAACCCGGCGCGGTTCGAGCATCACGATCTTCTTAGCCGTCAGCCACGGCTCGTCGAGCAGCGCCAGCGGCACCACCGTGGTCTTGCCGGAACCCGGCGGCGCGGCCAGCACGGCGCGGCCACCCGGCATCGCCAGCGCCTCGCGCAGCGCCGGCAGCGCGGCCAGTGCCGGATAGTCCGGCAGCTTCACGGAAGTCATGGTCAGGCTTTCAGTTGCGGCGTAGCCAGTCGATGCGCTGGGCGAGCTTGCTCTGCCAGTTCGAGGCCAGCCCTGGTACGTCGCGCAGCGCTTCCAGGTCGGCCAGGGGTGGCCGATGAGCGTGGACGATTTCCCAGAACCGGACCAAGGTCGGCGCCTCAGGAACCCGGTCGATCAACTCAAAGCGGTCACCGACGGCGACCATCCCCGGCTCCAGCACCCGGTAGTACCAGCCGGCGATGCCGGCATCGGCGACCGCCCGGGTCATGCCGTCGACACCGTGCCGCGCCTCGATCTTCCAGCACGGCGTGCGCGGCTGGCAGAGCTGCACGCGGACGCTGCCGAGCGTAAACACGTCGCCGATGCAGACGTCCTTTTCTTCGATGCCGGAGGTCGAGATGTTTTCGCCGAGCGCCCCGGCGACCAGAGTCGCGGCGGCCTCCGGAAACAGTGCCGCGAGCCGCGCATGGGTTTCCAGCGGAAAGTGATGCAGGGCCTTTTCCGGCCCGCCGTGGACACGGCGATCGGCTTGCGCATCGCCGACCAGACCCTCCAGGCCCACCGCCATCGCACCGATCACCGGCTGCTTGAAGATCGCCGTCGGCCGGCCGTCGCCGGGCATGGCCTGCACGCTGCCGGCGAACAGGCCGGTGATGGTTCCAGCACGGTTGCCGGTAGAGATGAGAGCCATGCGGATATTATGGCGAACGCCGACGCGCCCCCATCGCCTGGCTCATCAACCGAAAGCTCGACCATGCAAAGACGTGAACTGCTGAAATCCCTGTCGGCCGGTGCCGGCGCACTGGCCACCGGCCTGGCTGCCCCCGCTGCCGAAGCCGCCGACCGCGGCAAGCTCAAGCAGCTCGGCAAGCCCCAGGCCTTTGACTACAGCTGGCTCAAGGGCCAGGCGCGGCAGATGGCCTCGGTGGCCTATCTCGCTCCGCCCAGCGACTTGCCGAAGACCTTGCAGGGTCTCGATTTCGATCGCTACCAGAACATCCGCTACCGCGCCGATCGCGGCCTGTGGGCGAAGGACGATCTGTCGTTCCAGGTTCGTTTCTTCCACATGGGCCTGTTCTTCAAGGACCCGGTCCGGATGTTCGAGATCGTCAACGGTCAGGCGCAGGAAATCGCCTACGACTCGACCTTGTTCGATTTCGGCAAGTCCGGCGTCAAGGCCAACCAGCTGCCGAACGATCTCGGTTTCGCCGGCTTCCGCGTGCTGTTCCATACCGATCTGGAGCGCGATGTCGGCGCCTGGCTCGGCGCCAGCTACTTCCGCGCAGTGGGCGGTGACTGGCAGTACGGCATGTCGGCACGCGGCCTGGCGATCGACACCGGCGCGCCGACGCCGGAAGAATTCCCGCGCTTCACCAGCTATTGGCTGGAACGGCCGGCGGCCGGCTCGAACAAGCTGGTGATCTATGCGCTGATGGATTCGCCGAGCGTTTCCGGCGCCTATCGCTTCGAGATTTCGCCCGGCGCCAGCCACGTGATGGAGATCGACGCCGCGCTGTATCCGCGCCGCAAGATCGACCGTCTCGGCATCGCACCCGGCACCAGCATGTACCAGACCGGCGAAAACGATCGCCGCATGGCCTACGACTACCGGCCGGAAATCCACGATTCCGACGGCCTGCAGATGTGGACCGGCGCCGGTGAATGGATCTGGCGGCCGCTGGTCAATCCGGTCGGCCTGCGCTTCAACTCGTTCAGCGATAACAACCCGCGCGGCTTCGGCCTGATGCAGCGTGATCACAACTTCGATCACTATCAGGACGACGGCGCCTACTACGACCTGCGGCCGAGCCTCTGGGTCGAGCCGAAGGGCGACTGGGGCAAGGGCTCGGTGCAGCTGGTCGAGATTCCGACCCAGGACGAAACCTTCGACAACATGGTGGCGTTCTGGAACCCGGAGAAGAAGCCGATGCCGGGCGAGGAACTGTTGTTCGCCTATCGCCTGCACTGGGGCCGCAAGCCGCCTGCAGCGCCGCGGCTGGCGACCGTGCAGGCCACGCGTACCGGTCTCGGCGGCGCCGCTGGCGTCAAGCGCAGCTATTTCTCCTGGCGCTTCGTGGTCGATTTCGCTGGCGGCGATCTCGGCCTGCTGGGCCGCGACACCAAGGTGGAAGCGGTCATCACCGCCTCGCGCGGCACCATCGAACTGACCTCGGCGCGGCCGCTGAAGGAGATCAACGGCTATCGCGCGATCTTCGATCTGAAGCCGCCGGATGACTCGACCGATCCGATCGACCTGCGCATGTTCCTGAAGAGCGTCGGCCAGCCGCTGAGCGAAACCTGGATCTACCAGTACAACCCGCCAGCACCGGCCGATCGGCATCTGAACCGGATCTGACGCGCGTCAGCACTGCGGTAAGGGCCACTGCGGTAACGAAGACTTGGCTGCATCATGGCGGCCGAATCGCCGGAGACCGCATCGATGTGGCAACTGACCGTACCGTGGTGGGAGCTGGTGCTTCGCTCCATTGCCGTCTATGTGTTCCTGCTGGTGCTGCTGCGGATGACTGGCCGACGACAGGTCGGGCAGCTGTCGCCGTTTGATCTGATCCTGCTGCTGGTGTTGTCGAACGCCGTGCAGAACTCGATGAATGGCGGCGACAACTCCCTGATCGGCGGCCTGATTTCTGCCGCGACTCTGGTGACGATCAACTTCCTGCTCGACTACGCGACCACCGCCAGCAATCGCCTGGATCGCCTGATCGGCGGCCGGCCACAGATCCTGATTCGCAACGGCCGCCTGCGTACCGAAAACCTCGCCGCCGCCAACCTGTCCCGGCGCGACATCAATGCCGCGCTGCGCAAGGCCGGCTGCATTCGTATCGAAGAGGTTCGCTTGGCGATGCTGGAAACCAATGGCGCGATCAGCGTCGTGCTGCGCAAATCACGCTCGTGACGACAAACCCGCAACGCCGCGTCGCCGTCATCGGCGGCGGCCCGGCCGGATTGATGACGGCGGAAACGCTGGCTGCCGCCGGCGTCACCGTCGATGTCTACGACGCCATGGCCAACTGCGGCCGCAAATTCCTGATCGCCGGCAAGGGCGGCCTGAACCTGACGCACGGCGAAAGCTTCGAACCATTCGTATCGCGCTACGGCACGCGTGCAGCAGCGATCCGGCCGCTGCTCGAAAGCTTCGGTGCCGATCAACTGCGCGAGTGGGCGAAAAGCCTGGGCGTGGAAACCTTTGTCGGCAGCTCCAACCGCGTATTCCCGAGCGATCTCAAGGCCGCGCCACTGCTGCGCGGCTGGCTGCGCCGGCTGCGCGAGAGCGGCGTGCACTTCCATCTGCGCCATCGCTGGGCCGGCTGGAATGAGGACGGCGCGCTGCGCTTCACCACATCTACGGGCGATGTCGCAGTGGCGACCGATGCCGTGGTGCTCGCACTCGGTGGCGGCAGCTGGCGACGGCTCGGTTCCGATGGCCGCTGGGTTCCGCTGCTCACCGAAAAGGGCATCGACGTCGCACCGTTGACGCCCAGCAACTGCGGCTTCGAAAGCCGCTGGAGCGACATCCTGCGCAGCCGCTGCGCCGGCCAGCCGGTCAAGCCGGTCGCTGCTCGCTTGAGCCCCGAACAAGGCGGCCTGCCTGAGTTCCGGCAAGGCGAATTCATCATCACCGGCGTCGGCGTGGAAGGCAGCCTGATCTACGCGTTGTCGCCGGCCCTGCGCGACGCGATCAGCGCTCACGGCGTCGCTCGCCTGGAACTGGATCTGATGCCCGGCGTCTCGCTGGCTGCGATGACTGAACGCCTGGCCAAGCCGCGCGGCTCGCAGTCGATGGCCAAGCACCTGCATCGCGCCGGCATCGATGGCGTCAAGGCTTCGCTGCTGCGTGAATGCGCGCCGGAAAAAGCCTTCGCCGATCCAGCCGCGCTGGCCGCGCAGATCAAGACGCTCAGCCTGCCGCTGCACGCCACCCGGCCGATCGACGATGCGATCTCGACTGCCGGCGGTGTTCGCTTTGAAGCGCTCGACGCTCGGCTGATGGTCCAGCAGCTACCCGGCACCTTCTGCGCCGGCGAAATGCTCGACTGGGAAGCGCCGACCGGCGGCTACCTGCTCACCGCCTGCTTTGCCAGCGGCCGGACTGCCGCTCAGGGCGCGCTGGACTGGCTGGCGCGCAGCGGCAACCACATCGCATCGCCGTAGGAGAAGAAGCGATAGCGCTGTTCCACCGCGTGGCGATACGCGGCCATCACCCGCTGATAACCCCCGAATGCGCAGACCAGCATCAGCAGTGTCGATTCCGGCAGATGGAAATTGGTCAGCAGCGCATCGACGACGCGGAACGCATAACCCGGCGTGATGAACAGCCGCGTCTCACCCTGGTAAGGCTCGACGATGCCGGTCTCGGCTGACGCCGTTTCCAGCGCCCGCACCACCGTCGTGCCAGCTGCGACGATCCGTCCGCCGCGCGCCTTGGCATCGGCAACGGCCTGCGCGAGTTCGGCCGTCACCGTGAGTCGCTCGGCATGCATGACGTGCGTGGCCAGATCATCGACCCGCACCGGCTGGAAGGTGCCGGCGCCGACATGCAGGGTGGTGAACGCGATGCTGACGCCGCGCGCGCGAATCGCCGCCAGCATCGCCTCATCGAAATGCAGGCTCGCCGTCGGCGCAGCCACCGCGCCCGGCTCGCGCGCCCACACCGTCTGATAACGCGCGTCATCGCCAGCGCTGGATTTGCGCTCGTCGGCCGTGCGCTGGATGTACGGCGGCAGCGGCAGCTCGCCATGGGCATCGAGCGCGGCGAGCAGATCGTCGGTATCGAACTCGAGCTCGTAAAGATCGTCGTGCTTGGCGAGCACGGTGGCGATCAAGGCCCCGTCCGCGAACAGCAAGCTGCTGCTGGCCTTCGGCGTCTTGCTGGCCTTGATCTGCGCCAGCGCACGGCGCGTATCGAGCACCCGCTCGATCATCGCCTCGATCCTGCCTCCCGATTCCTTGACGCCATGCAGCCGCGCCCGGATCACCCGCGTGTCGTTCAGCACCAGCAGATCGCCGGCACGCAGCTCGGCCGGCAGATCGACGACGTTCGCATCCCGGAAATCGTCTGCCCCGGCATCGACCACAGAATCGACCACCAGCATCCGGCCGCCACTGCGGGTGGCCGGCGGAACCTGGGCAATCAGCTCGGAAGGAAGCTCGTAACGGAAATCACTGCGTTGCATGGCGACGGAAAGATGGAAAGAACACGACAAAAGATCGCAGCCAACCCGCGATCGGCCGCTATAATGCCGGCCCCGCCGATACAGTGCGGGAGCAGCGCAGGCCTGAGTGGCGGAATCGGTAGACGCAGCGGATTCAAAATCCGCCGAGGTAACCCCTCGTGAGAGTTCGAGTCTCTCCTTAGGCACCATTTTTTAGTCCGGCAACGTCCGGCGAAGTCCAAAAAACCCTTACAAATCAGATAATAATTGATTAATAGTCCGGGGCGGCCCGGTGGCGTCCGTAGACATCCGGAATCTTTGGGGGTACTTTTGGGGGTACTTTTGGGGGTACGCAGATGGCAGATACCCCCAGATTGGGGGTAAGAAAAGGCCAAAATTCGCGTACCCCCAAAAGTACCCCCAGCGCCGGAAGTACCCCCAGTCATGTTGACCGCGATCGAGGTCCGCAACGCCAAGCCCGCACTGAAGCCGCGCAAGCTGTTCGACGGCGGCGGCTTGTTCCTCCTGGTAATGCCTGAAGGCGGCAAGCGATGGCGGCTGAAGTACCGCTTCGACGGCAAGGAAAAGCTGCTGGCGATCGGCACCTATCCCGAGATCGAGCTGGCGAAGGCCCGCGAAGCCCGCGACGCTGCCCGCAAGTTGCTGGCGCAGGGCACCGATCCTGCCGACCACCGCAAGGCGACGCGCGAAGCAGAGCGCGCCACACGCGAACACACCTTCGGCGTGATGGCGGAAAAGTGGTTCAAGAAGAAAAGCGGCGAATGGTCACCCGCGTCGCACGACAAGGCCCGGCTGTATCTCGACCGCGACCTGTTGCCCGCATTGAGGGCGCGGCCGGTCGCGGAGATCACCCGCCCTGAGCTGGTCGCCGTGCTGCGGAAGATCGAAGCCCGCGATGCTCTGGACGTAGCCAAGAAATGCAGGGGCTGGCTGAACGGCATCTTTCAGTTCGCGATGGTCGAGGGCGCGGTGGACATCAACCGCGCGACCGATCTGCATGTAGTCGCGGCCGCAGCGCCAGCGCGCCGCGCGCATCCGCATCTGCCGATCGGGGAGCTGCCCGGCTTCCTGAATGCGCTGGCCGACTATTGCGGCGATCGAGGCACCGCCATCGCGATCCGCCTGCACCTGCTGACGGCCGCGCGCCCTGGCGAGCTGCGCGCCGCGCCTTGGTCCGAGTTCGACCTGGACGAAGCAACCTGGAGCATCCCGGCAGAGCGTATGAAGATGGGCCGGCCGCACGTCGTGCCACTGCCGGCGCAGGCCGTCGCGCTGCTGCGCGAGCTGCGCACACTGAACGAGCGCAGCCCCCTCGCCTTCCCATCCCGCGATCACCGCGACCGGCCAATGAGCGAGAACACCGTAAATACCGCCATCAACCGCATCGGCTACGGCGGGCGGCAGACCGGGCACGGCTTCAGGCATCTGATATCGACCGCGCTGAACGAGCGCGGCTACAACCGCGATTGGATCGAGCGCCAGCTATCGCACGGCGATGAAGACGACATCCGCGCGATCTACAACGGTGCGCAGTACCTGAGCCAAAGGCGGCAGATGATGCAGGCATGGGCCGATGAGATCGATAGTCTGCAAGCGGGCGGAAACGTCACAGCGATACGGCGGCAGGCATGACTTAAACCGGCAAGCCCCGCGCCGGATCATGCGGGGCAATTAGGCGGGCCGATGGCGTCATTTGCCGATCCGAGCGAGACGCTCCG
This region of Nevskia ramosa DSM 11499 genomic DNA includes:
- the hrpB gene encoding ATP-dependent helicase HrpB, yielding MTSVKLPDYPALAALPALREALAMPGGRAVLAAPPGSGKTTVVPLALLDEPWLTAKKIVMLEPRRVAARASAARMASLLGEKSGETVGYQVRFERKIGPATRIEVITEGLLTRRLQADPELPGVGLVIFDEFHERSLDADLALALTLDAAASLNEALRVLVMSATLDTERVSALLGGAPIVTASGRMFPVDVRFAPPRPGTSTDIAVADACAAALAERDGDVLAFLPGGREIRGAQRILESRLGTGVVVHPLYGDLSSAEQDLALAPNRDGRRKVILATNIAQTSLTVEGVTTVVDAGLARVARFDLGAGANALELQRISRASAEQRAGRAGRLGPGTAVRLWSRDQHGQLPAHDTPDILAVDLSRLALELAVWGVSDPTTLALMDQPPAASWSQAREVLAAIGAVGTDGRITAHGKALARLPATPRIAHMLMVAKAAGLAGTAAWTAAVLDERDSGADLAQAVRNAHSGKADAGALRRMRETVRQLLRLVDADERATIDADAIGRIVAMAYPERLARRRAETRGARDVGYLCADGGEARIPERDVLAASEWLAIAHWEPGNPRRIRAAAALSEREVLVDQAARIVNLADVAWNEQQRAVLAERQTRLGAIVLERKPMNQPDGERQRAAMIEGIRSLGIAALPWSEGARQWQARVASLRAWRGSEDWPDVSDEALAESLTEWLTPYLSGITRREHLARLDLAGILNGRLDYPQQQRLSRLAPTHVDVPSGSRVALEYLADAAPPVLAVKLQELFGATQTPTVNEGRMAVSLHLLSPGRRPIQVTRDLAGFWARTYEEVRKELKGRYPRHPWPDDPLAAAPTARAKPRGT
- a CDS encoding glucan biosynthesis protein gives rise to the protein MQRRELLKSLSAGAGALATGLAAPAAEAADRGKLKQLGKPQAFDYSWLKGQARQMASVAYLAPPSDLPKTLQGLDFDRYQNIRYRADRGLWAKDDLSFQVRFFHMGLFFKDPVRMFEIVNGQAQEIAYDSTLFDFGKSGVKANQLPNDLGFAGFRVLFHTDLERDVGAWLGASYFRAVGGDWQYGMSARGLAIDTGAPTPEEFPRFTSYWLERPAAGSNKLVIYALMDSPSVSGAYRFEISPGASHVMEIDAALYPRRKIDRLGIAPGTSMYQTGENDRRMAYDYRPEIHDSDGLQMWTGAGEWIWRPLVNPVGLRFNSFSDNNPRGFGLMQRDHNFDHYQDDGAYYDLRPSLWVEPKGDWGKGSVQLVEIPTQDETFDNMVAFWNPEKKPMPGEELLFAYRLHWGRKPPAAPRLATVQATRTGLGGAAGVKRSYFSWRFVVDFAGGDLGLLGRDTKVEAVITASRGTIELTSARPLKEINGYRAIFDLKPPDDSTDPIDLRMFLKSVGQPLSETWIYQYNPPAPADRHLNRI
- a CDS encoding tyrosine-type recombinase/integrase, giving the protein MLTAIEVRNAKPALKPRKLFDGGGLFLLVMPEGGKRWRLKYRFDGKEKLLAIGTYPEIELAKAREARDAARKLLAQGTDPADHRKATREAERATREHTFGVMAEKWFKKKSGEWSPASHDKARLYLDRDLLPALRARPVAEITRPELVAVLRKIEARDALDVAKKCRGWLNGIFQFAMVEGAVDINRATDLHVVAAAAPARRAHPHLPIGELPGFLNALADYCGDRGTAIAIRLHLLTAARPGELRAAPWSEFDLDEATWSIPAERMKMGRPHVVPLPAQAVALLRELRTLNERSPLAFPSRDHRDRPMSENTVNTAINRIGYGGRQTGHGFRHLISTALNERGYNRDWIERQLSHGDEDDIRAIYNGAQYLSQRRQMMQAWADEIDSLQAGGNVTAIRRQA
- a CDS encoding DUF421 domain-containing protein, whose protein sequence is MWQLTVPWWELVLRSIAVYVFLLVLLRMTGRRQVGQLSPFDLILLLVLSNAVQNSMNGGDNSLIGGLISAATLVTINFLLDYATTASNRLDRLIGGRPQILIRNGRLRTENLAAANLSRRDINAALRKAGCIRIEEVRLAMLETNGAISVVLRKSRS
- the queA gene encoding tRNA preQ1(34) S-adenosylmethionine ribosyltransferase-isomerase QueA, whose translation is MQRSDFRYELPSELIAQVPPATRSGGRMLVVDSVVDAGADDFRDANVVDLPAELRAGDLLVLNDTRVIRARLHGVKESGGRIEAMIERVLDTRRALAQIKASKTPKASSSLLFADGALIATVLAKHDDLYELEFDTDDLLAALDAHGELPLPPYIQRTADERKSSAGDDARYQTVWAREPGAVAAPTASLHFDEAMLAAIRARGVSIAFTTLHVGAGTFQPVRVDDLATHVMHAERLTVTAELAQAVADAKARGGRIVAAGTTVVRALETASAETGIVEPYQGETRLFITPGYAFRVVDALLTNFHLPESTLLMLVCAFGGYQRVMAAYRHAVEQRYRFFSYGDAMWLPLRASQSSAP
- a CDS encoding TIGR03862 family flavoprotein, with translation MTLVTTNPQRRVAVIGGGPAGLMTAETLAAAGVTVDVYDAMANCGRKFLIAGKGGLNLTHGESFEPFVSRYGTRAAAIRPLLESFGADQLREWAKSLGVETFVGSSNRVFPSDLKAAPLLRGWLRRLRESGVHFHLRHRWAGWNEDGALRFTTSTGDVAVATDAVVLALGGGSWRRLGSDGRWVPLLTEKGIDVAPLTPSNCGFESRWSDILRSRCAGQPVKPVAARLSPEQGGLPEFRQGEFIITGVGVEGSLIYALSPALRDAISAHGVARLELDLMPGVSLAAMTERLAKPRGSQSMAKHLHRAGIDGVKASLLRECAPEKAFADPAALAAQIKTLSLPLHATRPIDDAISTAGGVRFEALDARLMVQQLPGTFCAGEMLDWEAPTGGYLLTACFASGRTAAQGALDWLARSGNHIASP
- a CDS encoding MOSC domain-containing protein — its product is MALISTGNRAGTITGLFAGSVQAMPGDGRPTAIFKQPVIGAMAVGLEGLVGDAQADRRVHGGPEKALHHFPLETHARLAALFPEAAATLVAGALGENISTSGIEEKDVCIGDVFTLGSVRVQLCQPRTPCWKIEARHGVDGMTRAVADAGIAGWYYRVLEPGMVAVGDRFELIDRVPEAPTLVRFWEIVHAHRPPLADLEALRDVPGLASNWQSKLAQRIDWLRRN
- the tuf gene encoding elongation factor Tu, which produces MAKEKFDRTKPHVNVGTIGHVDHGKTTTTAALTKISADKGWGTYIPYDQVAKASESQGRRDSTKILTIATSHVEYSTKNRHYAHVDCPGHADYVKNMITGAAQMDGAILVVSATDGPMPQTREHVLLAKQVNVPKIVVWLNKCDLVEDAELLELVEMEVRDLLGKYGFPDDGPVIKGSATKAIAGDPVWVARLEELYDALDSYIPEPMREIDKPFLLPVEDVFSISGRGTVATGRIERGIVKVGEEVEIVGLKDTVKTIVTGVEMFRKLLDQGQAGDNVGLLLRGTKREDIERGQVLCKPGTIKPHTDFEAEVYVLGKDEGGRHTPFFKGYRPQFYFRTTDVTGAVELPEGTEMVMPGDNVKVKVELIVPIAMEEQVRFAIREGGRTVGAGVVTKILK